In a genomic window of Telopea speciosissima isolate NSW1024214 ecotype Mountain lineage chromosome 5, Tspe_v1, whole genome shotgun sequence:
- the LOC122661752 gene encoding putative disease resistance RPP13-like protein 2 encodes MDQIESLCKDYLRNLFYGLKFLRVLQVENVYVETLPDVVGNLVHLRYLCLKNSCLNELPDSISNLSNLQTLDISGNGMQTLPNGVCLTQLRELAEVDLTEAEDESEIVALIMKMKGLLSLSLRVEINSLELFSPPPLLQKLKLTGCLVDLPNWLGSMENLTKLILFNSQLSENPTTVLQ; translated from the exons ATGGATCAGATTGAGAGTCTCTGTAAGGATTATCTACGAAATCTGTTTTATGGGTTGAAGTTTTTAAGGGTATTGCAGGTAGAGAATGTCTATGTTGAAACCTTACCTGATGTAGTGGGAAATTTGGTGCATCTAAGGTATCTATGCTTGAAGAATTCATGTTTGAATGAGCTTCCTGACAGTATAAGCAATCTTTCAAACCTGCAGACTCTGGATATTAGTGGGAATGGAATGCAAACACTACCAAATGGAGTTTG CTTGACCCAACTGAGAGAACTTGCAGAAGTTGATCTTACAGAagctgaagatgaaagtgagatAGTTGCCTTAATCATGAAAATGAAGGGCCTTTTATCATTGTCACTCAGAGTGGAGATTAACTCATTAGAACTATTCTCACCTCCACCTCTTCTTCAAAAACTAAAACTTACTGGTTGCTTGGTAGATTTACCAAATTGGCTTGGTTCAATGGAGAACCTTACCAAACTAATCCTATTTAACTCTCAACTATCGGAGAACCCAACTACAGTTCTTCAGTAA